One region of Serinus canaria isolate serCan28SL12 chromosome 25, serCan2020, whole genome shotgun sequence genomic DNA includes:
- the LOC103823899 gene encoding keratin, type II cytoskeletal 8-like — translation MGVYLTLLSPRCDFGMILAGFGVLFPVCRCGSWSSRTNSWRPSGGLRGAAPPLQQPGGAPRVGYAGTLWRQWRALGQERQRLRAELGHVRGLVEEFKAKYEEEINHRTEKENEFVLLKKDVDEAYMSKVELESRLESLTDEINFLRQLYEEELQELQAQVSDTAVVVSMDNSRQLDMAGVLADVRAQYEDIASRSRAEAEGLYQVKYEELKTAAGKQGDDLRQTRSQIQELNRRIQRIQAEIEALKNQRSGLEAAVAEAEERGELALRDARAKLADLEGALAQTKQDLARQLREYQELMNVKLALDIEIATYRKLLEGEESRLEAAVQNLSIHTKPSGYLGGLGGGFGGGFGGAFGGAVVSSGYSVPPPPPESTAPLKSRAIVIKKIETRDGKLVSESSDILES, via the exons ATGGGAGTGTACCTGACCCTGCTTTCCCCCAGGTGTGACTTTGGGATGATTTTGGCTGGTTTTGGAGTGCTGTTCCCTGTCTGCAGGTGCggttcctggagcagcagaacaaacTCCTGGAGACCAAGTGGGGGGCTCCGCGGGGCAGCCccccccctgcagcagcctgggggggCTCCTCGAGTTGGCTACGCGGGGACCCTGTGGCGGCAGTGGAGGGCGCTTGGGCAGGAGCGGCAGCGGCTGCGCGCAGAGCTCGGCCATGTCCGGGGGCTGGTCGAGGAGTTCAAGGCCAA GTATGAGGAGGAGATCAACCATCGCACAGAGAAGGAGAATGAGTTTGTCCTGCTCAAAAAG GATGTGGATGAAGCCTACATGTCCAAGGTGGAGCTGGAATCACGCCTGGAGAGCCTCACAGATGAGATAAACTTCCTGCGGCAGCTCTATGAGGAG gagctgcaggagctgcaggcgCAGGTGTCGGACACAGCTGTGGTGGTGTCCATGGACAACAGCCGCCAGCTGGACATGGCTGGGGTCCTGGCGGACGTGCGGGCGCAGTACGAGGACATTGCCAGCCGCAGCCGTGCTGAGGCTGAAGGCCTTTACCAGGTCAAG TATGAAGAACTGAAGACGGCAGCTGGGAAGCAGGGGGACGACCTGCGCCAGACCCGCAGCCAGATCCAGGAGCTGAACCGGCGCATCCAGCGGATCCAGGCAGAGATTGAGGCTCTGAAAAATCAG CGCTCTGGGCTGGAGGCGGCCGTGGCCGAGGCCGAGGAGCGCGGGGAGCTGGCACTGAGGGATGCTCGGGCCAAGCTGGCGGACCTGGAGGGGGCCCTGGCCCAGACCAAGCAGGACCTGGCCCGGCAGCTCCGGGAGTACCAGGAGCTCATGAACGTcaagctggccctggacattgaGATCGCGACCTacaggaagctgctggagggCGAGGAGAGCAG gctggaggctgctgtgcaGAACCTGAGCATCCACACCAAGCCTTCGGGGTACCTGG GTGGACTCgggggaggttttggggggggatttgggggggcgTTCGGGGGGGCCGTGGTCAGCTCAGGGTACTCGgtgccacccccaccccccGAGAGCACAGCCCCCCTCAAATCCCGGGCCATCGTCATCAAGAAGATCGAGACCCGCGACGGGAAACTCGTGTCCGAGTCCTCCGACATCCTGGAAAGCTGA